The following coding sequences are from one Lolium rigidum isolate FL_2022 chromosome 6, APGP_CSIRO_Lrig_0.1, whole genome shotgun sequence window:
- the LOC124665531 gene encoding BTB/POZ and MATH domain-containing protein 2-like, with amino-acid sequence MSLFTGVSVITDGKHCTTSAVDTGTNSGYHLLVVKDYLGTLQEMHNGEAITSGPFMIGGHQWCIHYCPNGYEQSSTDYISCYICLCDVDPEEAVKVHVGFSFVDQVEYQKPMCIRASEPRSFSTKFYGWGSENFMKRDALERSTHLKDNCFTIRCDIMVCKDPNTQDVGATMSDIGQHLDYLLQNKVGADVTFEVSGETFPAHRCVLAARSTVFMAQLFGPMKEGTTSSVIQIKDMEAKVFKDLLSFIYTGSCLDLEEDGKEEEDVERVMWLHDLFVAADRYDLPRLKFLCEEHLSEHIGVSSVASTLALAEQHHCRKLRETCLKFIQVQSPPCLEKVMATDGWEHITTTYPSVLNELIAKLASNQKDNKRKR; translated from the coding sequence ATGTCGTTGTTCACCGGTGTTTCTGTCATCACCGATGGAAAGCACTGCACCACGTCGGCCGTCGATACTGGCACGAACAGTGGGTACCACCTGCTTGTGGTCAAAGACTACTTGGGAACCCTACAAGAGATGCACAACGGCGAGGCGATCACGTCTGGGCCTTTCATGATAGGAGGCCATCAATGGTGCATCCATTACTGTCCTAACGGTTACGAGCAGAGTTCTACTGACTATATTTCTTGCTATATTTGCCTTTGCGATGTCGATCCTGAAGAGGCTGTGAAGGTGCACGTGGGGTTTAGCTTTGTCGACCAGGTTGAGTATCAAAAACCGATGTGCATTCGTGCATCTGAGCCACGCAGTTTCTCCACAAAATTTTATGGTTGGGGATCTGAGAACTTCATGAAAAGAGATGCCCTTGAACGATCAACTCATTTGAAGGATAATTGTTTCACCATCCGGTGCGACATCATGGTTTGCAAGGACCCTAACACCCAGGATGTCGGTGCCACCATGTCTGACATAGGTCAGCATCTTGACTATCTCCTTCAAAATAAGGTGGGTGCTGATGTGACATTCGAAGTTAGTGGCGAGACATTCCCTGCACATCGGTGTGTGCTTGCAGCCCGGTCTACAGTCTTCATGGCACAACTGTTTGGCCCCATGAAGGAAGGCACTACGTCAAGTGTCATACAGATTAAAGACATGGAAGCAAAAGTGTTCAAGGATTTGCTTAGCTTTATCTACACAGGCTCATGCCTTGACCTGGAGGAAGACGGCAAAGAAGAGGAAGACGTAGAGCGTGTAATGTGGCTGCACGACTTGTTTGTAGCAGCAGACAGGTATGATCTCCCAAGGCTCAAATTCTTATGTGAAGAGCACTTGTCTGAGCATATAGGTGTGAGTTCGGTGGCATCCACTCTTGCTCTAGCTGAGCAACACCACTGCCGCAAATTGAGGGAGACATGCTTGAAGTTTATCCAAGTCCAGTCTCCGCCGTGTTTGGAAAAAGTAATGGCGACTGATGGCTGGGAGCATATAACTACAACCTATCCCTCTGTTTTGAATGAGCTCATTGCCAAGCTTGCATCAAATCAGAAGGACAATAAGAGGAAGCGGTAG
- the LOC124666750 gene encoding nucleolar GTP-binding protein 1-like has translation MVQYNFKKITVVPPGKDFIDIILSRTQRQTPTVVHKGYAIKRIRQFYMRKVRYTQQNFYEKLSTIIDGFPRLDDIHPFYGDLLHVLYNKDHYKLALGQINTAKNIIAKISMDYLRLLKYGDTLYRCKCLKVAALGRMCTVLKRITPSLAYLEQIRQHMARLPSIDPNTRTILICGYPNVGKSSFMNKVTRADVDVQPYAFTTKSLFVGHADYKYLRYQVIDTPGILDRPFEDRNIIEMCSITALAHLRAAVLFFLDISGSCGYTIAQQAALFHSIKSLFMNKPLVIVCNKTDLQPLDGLSEEDMKLVMEMKAEAMKTIPQGGDPNEEGVLLTMSALTDEGVMAVKNAACERLLEQRVEIKMKSKKINECLNRFHVALPKARDNRERPSCIPQAVLEAEAVAAAKEKEKLERDLENENGGAGVYSASIKKHYILANDEWKEDILPEILDGHNVADFLDPDILERCEELEREEGLRLEEEAAQDAFTIDGHDELTEGQREILGKIRKKKAMLIQEHRMKKSTAESRPIVPRKHDKDRKFTTKRMGRQLSSMGVDPTAAVNRLLSQSRGRKRERSLSRADGDDMEVDGQHSDKKLRTRSRSRFQSRPMEEVIPGEGLRDSAQKKKAIKKSRDSVKKRNKQARCGEADRVIPTLRPKHLFSGKRGIGKTSRR, from the coding sequence ATGGTGCAGTATAATTTCAAGAAGATCACTGTTGTCCCTCCTGGTAAGGACTTCATTGACATAATCTTGTCCCGCACTCAGAGGCAAACACCAACTGTTGTCCACAAGGGTTATGCTATCAAACGCATTCGCCAGTTCTATATGCGGAAAGTTCGGTATACCCAGCAGAACTTCTATGAAAAGCTGTCCACCATCATTGATGGGTTTCCCCGACTGGATGACATCCACCCTTTCTATGGCGATCTCCTTCATGTGCTCTATAACAAGGATCACTACAAACTTGCCTTGGGTCAGATCAATACTGCAAAAAATATCATTGCAAAGATCTCCATGGACTATCTGAGGCTACTCAAGTATGGAGATACCCTGTACCGTTGCAAGTGCCTGAAGGTAGCTGCACTAGGTCGCATGTGTACTGTTCTGAAGCGTATCACTCCTAGTTTGGCGTACCTGGAGCAGATCAGGCAGCACATGGCCAGACTTCCATCAATAGACCCAAACACCCGTACTATATTGATTTGTGGCTATCCAAATGTTGGGAAGAGCTCTTTCATGAACAAGGTTACAAGGGCggatgtggatgtacaaccttatGCTTTTACAACAAAATCCCTATTTGTTGGCCATGCAGATTACAAGTATCTGCGGTACCAAGTGATTGATACTCCAGGTATCCTTGATCGGCCTTTTGAGGACAGGAACATCATAGAAATGTGCAGTATCACTGCTCTTGCCCACTTGAGGGCTGCTGTGCTGTTCTTCTTGGATATCTCTGGGTCTTGTGGGTACACTATTGCTCAGCAAGCTGCACTCTTCCACAGTATAAAATCCTTGTTCATGAATAAGCCTCTAGTCATTGTGTGCAACAAGACTGATCTTCAGCCACTTGATGGGCTCTCTGAAGAGGACATGAAGCTTGTAATGGAGATGAAGGCAGAGGCTATGAAGACTATACCTCAAGGTGGAGATCCTAACGAGGAGGGTGTTCTGTTGACAATGAGCGCTTTAACAGATGAGGGCGTGATGGCTGTTAAAAATGCTGCATGTGAGAGGCTTCTTGAGCAGAGGGTGGAGATCAAGATGAAATCAAAGAAGATCAATGAGTGCTTAAATAGGTTCCATGTTGCTTTGCCCAAGGCTCGTGACAATAGGGAGAGGCCTAGTTGCATTCCCCAGGCTGTCCTGGAAGCTGAAGCAGTTGCTGCTGCAAAGGAGAAGGAGAAACTTGAGAGGGACCTTGAGAATGAGAATGGAGGTGCTGGTGTCTATTCTGCCAGTATCAAGAAGCATTACATATTGGCGAATGATGAATGGAAGGAAGATATTCTCCCTGAGATATTGGACGGACATAATGTTGCTGATTTCCTGGATCCAGATATCCTGGAAAGGTGTGAAGAGCTGGAAAGGGAGGAGGGTCTCCGTCTTGAAGAAGAAGCTGCTCAGGATGCTTTCACGATCGATGGCCATGATGAATTAACTGAAGGACAGCGTGAAATATTGGGCAAGATCAGGAAGAAGAAGGCAATGCTCATCCAAGAGCATAGGATGAAGAAGAGTACTGCAGAGAGCCGTCCTATTGTTCCAAGGAAGCATGACAAAGATCGGAAATTCACAACCAAGAGAATGGGCAGGCAACTTTCATCCATGGGCGTTGATCCTACTGCGGCTGTGAACCGACTTCTCAGCCAGTCAAGAGGGCGTAAGCGTGAGAGGTCACTGAGCAGAGCTGATGGTGATGATATGGAGGTAGATGGCCAGCACTCTGACAAGAAACTGCGAACAAGATCTCGGTCTAGGTTCCAATCGCGACCGATGGAGGAGGTCATACCAGGCGAAGGGCTCAGGGACTCTGCTCAAAAGAAGAAGGCCATCAAGAAATCAAGGGACTCTGTGAAGAAGAGGAATAAGCAGGCTCGCTGTGGAGAGGCGGACCGTGTCATCCCCACCTTGAGACCGAAGCATCTCTTCTCTGGGAAACGGGGAATCGGAAAGACAAGCAGGCGATAA